TTGTTCTCAAGAAAACTTTTCAACGGCGAAAGAGTTCCAACTGTTCAAATAGATAGGAGAAAAAATTTTAGGTGATAAGAGAATAATAAAGAGGGAAGCGTCTCACCCTTATCCTCATGCCTCTTACGTCTTTCCCGTGGAACAAAAGTACCATCAGCCTTGGCTATTACGTCTGATTTTGTCTTCGCATATTGTATTCTCTGTTAATTATCAAATATCTATCAAATTCAATTGCTAGCAAAAAGAAGTTTCAAGAGCAACAGCTGTTGTAAAAACAGTAGGAGAAAAGCAATGCAGGAAGTTTTGCTGAGAGGGTAAAAGTAATCATTGACTAAAACATCTGACTAcataaagtaaaataagaatGGGATCCGGGTTGCAGCTATTTAATCCATTTAAACTTCACCGATAACATACTAGTAGGCCATGTGGAAACTGCATTGAAAATAACCTTAAAAACGTATCAAATAATACATAGCAAGCAATAGTATGACTATAAGTTTTTATACAGTCATTGAGTTCTGGAACAAGTGCATTTATATACCTTATCTTTTATAATGATTTACGGTCTTCTTgggataaaatattaaaatcccgCTAAAAATTGATTGAAGGAGCCAGCTTAACGTGAGGCCTATTGAAATTGTCATTCCCTCTTAATAGTCTAACGATATTGATAATGAAGTTATCTAGCAATTGAACATGTGAGAGCGTGCGATAACGAATATGATAAAGCAATAAAGTCTGAATTCATGCTGCTCTCTGTGCGCCGAGCACGATGAAGAAGGACAAAACCTTAATCCTTTACTTTGATGATTATTGATGATTACAGATATTTACTTGAACAAATTCTTCGGATGCTTTTAGCATGTGATGAAGTTGCATACAATTCATCATTTTCCGTATACAATAGAACTAATgcccttaaaaaaaaagtctaattcAAATCGTTGTCTAAACTTAGACCTAAAACAAAATAGTGAAatcgtgagagagagagagagagagagagagagagagagagagaatcaagaAATCAAAAGGAATAGTACCATGGGCTTGTCGTAGAAAGGGAATCCCTGCATTTGGCGAAGCGCATTGGAGGCGGAGGAAACGTCCTCGAAAATCACCCAAGCTTGACCTTTGTGCTTCAGCGTCTTGAACGCGAGCACTTCCAGTATCTTCCCGAACTGCGAGAACACAGCGTGCAGCGACTTCTTCAACTCTGCCATTAAAATGAAAACGGTTCGTTTAAAGTACGAGATTGAGAGAGAAACTTCAAGAGAGAGTATGAGCGTGTACCTTCGAGCTTGATTTTCTCGTTGAGGTTGTTGATGTATATAGTCACATTCGGAGGGACCTCAGTGCCTGTAGCAACCTCTGCCATCGTCGATTTCACTCCCCGAGCTGAAACAGAAGCAAAGAGAGGCAGAGAGCTTTAAAACGGTGAGGTTTAAACGAGGGCGGAGGAGGTAAGGGCTTTGAGGGTTTTGGTTTGCTAGTTGCTACGCCGTGATTGGTCAGAAATCAGGAATGCCCGCAGCCGCAGCGAAAAAGATGGATTTGACTTGGGCTGGAATTGTTAGGCCGAGTTTCCTGCAGttcttgttttatttcaaattacAGGCCCATATTATTTATCTTCAGACCAGCCCTTGCAGTGGGAACTCCAACCCGAACACCCTTCATaagattgagaaaatattatCAATCAACAATGCCATTGAATTTATTCAAGAGAAATGTTGTTTCTCCtcttagattttataattttcaattacaACCATTATAGGGCacttgttaaatattttaaaaaataaaacttaaaacgTAATACATCAATAAGTATGACCGAGGATAATAAGATTTAGGACTCATTTGGAtacttcaataaataataacgaaatagtttgaattaagatattttattgtgttttgtgaaatgagaaaaaaaagttgatttaaaatattataaaattaagaaatcgTTTAAATatgactttttaattttatttttgttttaaattttgagaaagttgtattgattttgtatcttgtttggaagtttataaaaattgtatttgtttttatgtttagataatgattatataattattagatgagaaaATTGAAGATTGGAAATTacaaagtattttgtatttaaatgaagtttttctttacgataaacattactctttatttagacaaattgttttataaaagCGACAAATCCAATCTTTTAGGTCCTGTTTGGATATAGGAacggtttcatcttatctcatctcatcattataacttttcaaattttatataaaatataataaataattcaactttttcaaatctcaaaacaataagaatattaaaaagtaatattctaaaaatattttatttaacttttatttaaaatcattttattttactgttcAAACGGGACCTTAGTTTACTTTGTACATATACCTGACTACATCCCTTGGGATCAACCTAAGGCCAGCAATGAACATTGTTGAcacaacgaaaataatttttttaagtgcaGTAGCATCAACATCCAAtgtgcattaaaaaaaaaaacaaaatatgcactatTGTCGGGTTGGTTTCGGGATAAGGATGAAACAAATTGGAAAGTACTACGACACTAAGCAGAAGGAGATGCGCATCTTCATCTTCTGTGCAATTTGACCAATTAACAGaacattttactttttcaaCCTCAAGACCGAATCTAATCCCCTCTTccctttaataatttaaaaacttcgctatattttgttttggaacagactttcttaaccattagtCAGAATGACAAGTAGTATATTAGTTTTTTCGCCTCTCAATTATAATAAACGCCGACTTTTATGCAATTATATGTCTTGTGACGTACACAATCAGTAGGCATTTTAACGATGCGTTAATGGCAGTAAACATCAACCTAAAGCCTTGATCTAGTGTCAACTAATATTccttattaatattaaatgacACGTTGAAAGAAAGACCCACTTTGGCTTGATCTAGTGGAGCGCACCCCAAAGTCCTGCCCAAATAAATAGCCTACCTTTTATGACCAAAAGGCCGTCACGCTAACCACTACTTGTGCAGTCTATGTGCATTGTATCTTGACGGAGAACAAGAGAAAGTGATAAGTACTGTATTTTATGTTTGCATTCGTAATGTGTAagtttcacataatttttaaaaaaataattaaaaaaatataagatttatattaattttttaataataaatctcactcttttttaaaatgattgtacagTGTTCGCTAGGGGTGTGCACGTGACCCGAGCACCTGTTGAACCCGATTATGCCGACCCGAACCGACCCGTATTTTGTCAGGTATGACTTGAGCGGGTCTCCAACCGACTAAATTAACGGGTTTATTAATTGGTGTCAACCCGTCTGACTGTTCCTCAAACCCTAACTAGTTGCTTACTCAATCGTTGGACTTGGTCCTCCTCGCGAAGCTTCCGTATTCATCTCATCAATCTCATCTTCACCACCAGATTAGAATTCAACAGtagaaatattacaaaaaaatcaagagtaaaAAAATCGAACTTGAAACCGGAATGGAGGACGAAATAGAAAAGGTTGAAACTCGCGGCCAAAAACCAACAATGTGGCAAAATCTCGCTGACTATGCTCAATCACGGTGCAGTAAGGTGCTGGAGAGTCCAAGCTCATCTTCGTCGTCtatctctcttgctctcttgTCTTGGAGGCCCTCTCTTTCCTTCCACCCAATACCCCATGCCCTCTTCTCGTCCACCATAATTTAAATTCCTTAGTAGTTGCCGAGAGAGAAGCAAAAAaggatgagttttttttagtttgcTATGCAGAGAAGAGAAGAATCTAGAAGATGCCGTTAGACGCCGCCGTTTACACATCTGCTTCTCTGCCTTCAACGTAGCATTGCTGGAGCTAGACACCACCGTTTATAGATATGCAGTTGCCGCTGCTGGTGCTAGGCAGGTCGACGTTTGGGAATGCCTCACCTTCTCAgcgagatcttctccttcgatcCCAATACaacttctctcttttcctctccaAGGTTTGTAAATCGGTTTtcgtttcttttgtttttttctttaagattaGTTTTTGTTTCTGGAAGCATGGAGAAGAAGATCGACTTGTTTTTAAAGGTCGGGTCATACGGGTTTGACTCGGCTTAATTTTGTTCGTGTCGAGTCGGTTCGGATGGGCGCTTATCATGAGGACTtttgggtcgggtcgggtcgggttcAAACCCGGCTTTAACTAGCAGGTTGCAGGCCTAGTGCTTGCACACTTCACGACTCTATCTAGTATTGttcatgtttttatttaatattattcttaattaataatttttcgaaTCGTagattactttattattatttacaatattcCAGCCATGGGTTATAAAAGAAATgcagttgaataaaatatgtaaaagctTGGATTGAAATTAGAGACAGCCTAAGCCACCTATAATTTTGAGGCAAATAATAGAACTCTCAACAAGAGGCCGACATGAGGAACTAGTGGAAGTCAATGGTCCTCATTGAACGTAAAGACGGACCACTTGTGACCCGAAAGCAGAACACGACAGCCTGTGCGACACCAACTTACGTactaaaaaatacacaaattttaAAGCTCAGCAAATGCTGTAGAAAACCGCAACCTAAAGCATAACTCAATGGTCTCGTCGGCAGCTTTtgcaacttttgttttttaaatatatcttataattattttcatatatttttttataatcatattttaaaagaaatacattttaataaaataaatcataaaaataatattattttataaaaatatcttcaatttattatatagttatataaagagttataaatataactaaataatataaaaagatgaaatatgggtaattatatatttttaatatttttcttgaagtttcagttggaatttagaatttaaagtaAAAGatatgaacaaaaaataaaaataaatctcattatATTTATTGAAGACTGAATtgtggtgtatatatatacacacacaaattcataaaaattatgaatttttttcttaagtGGATCTGATATTGAACTCTCAAATTTTACGctattaacaaaaattaaattatgttagtGGATAGTGtgtgatataaaaatattcaaatataattaatctTTTATACATAAATTAGCATATGAAACatattttacattgtttttacattgtatacattaaaaaaatttacatcattattttattgtgagcTTTGTATTGActctaaaaatttttaaatctcagtATTTCTCataagagttattttattctcaagatAGAGtacattatttatgttatttaaattttaaggcttaatttataagattaaattttaaaacggtgagatttttagataaaattatgttatataaatattttatacattgagttcataatatatttttgtactaaatGATGCTGGATCAAGTCGTGCAAATAGGATATCTTAAATTTAAagttttacatttatatcttaaattgatttgaaatagtttgttagattataaaattatttttattataagataaatttaatagattaaatataattacatcagtttataggattatttttaaataattattttataaatataatattacttttatttaaaacctgcACATTCCGTAATTACGATAacatatgttaataataataatactaataataataaggaaaatgctagatgCCCCGCTGGGGACTCTAGTTGAGAGCTCCTGCTGAGCtctagtgtttttttatatggattttttttagtttttttttttatatatattttaataattttaaatattttaaaaaaaaattataatattattaaaaaatattttcttaatcatgaagtaaaataaaaaataatttttattctatttcgtaattaaggaagtattttttaatgattttttttattttttaattaagaaattattttttaatgatgttttaaatttattttattttttaaaaatattaaaaaatattaaaaaatttatataaaaaataatcaaaaaaaatacacatgaaaAAACATACTTAGAGCCCAGCGGAGTCCCAGCGGGAGCTCTAGCATCAtcctaataaataataataaattggcTCCCAGAAAGAAGCCGTGAAGAAGCCACCACAATCTCCCGTTGTCCTCTCCCACGCCACTTGGAGAGCCATGATGTTATTGATGTGACGTCGCCACGACCACTAACAAACCGCGCCTTCCCTTCTTGCCCACTTACAGGCGGCTGGCCTGCACCAGCTGTTACCTTGTAGCTGCGTTCTTTCCTCGTCCCACCATCTTCACGTGCTTCCTTATTTGACACTGTCACACTCCTCCTCCACCGTTGGaccaaacaaaaatcaaatcgTGACGGTAGCTTTGGTTTTATCAAACGACGAAAATGTAAAACGACGCTCTCGGTTAACGCCACGTGGGGGTGGCAGAAAACGTTCGATCAGAGAGGCCCTAGAAGCTTTGACTGACGGGTCACGGGGACGCGGTCCATTTATGTCTTTTTTCCAATCTTTTCTTACGTTTCTTCTGATTAAtacaaatatcaaataatattaatgaaCATCTAGAACCCtctattttctaatttctacGCGTGCCCGATCATCCTCTCCCTTTATAAAGCCCTGACCTCCTTCGTTTGAACGCCACCTTTGCAAGTCTCTCCCAATACGCACAAGTTTCTCTCTTTCGCTACtgtggaaggttttttttttctttttcctccaaaGAAAATTTTCCATCGAAGAAAGAAAATTCACTCTCCAGCAGCGTTCGTGCAATCAAATTTCCTAGTTTTGTTCATATAAAATGGCTCTCTCTTACTCCAACGCTAAGCTTCTCTCTGTTCTCGTTGTCGACGGATTCTCTAATGCTATGAGCAGGTACTGCCAAAATTCGTAGTCACTCTCCCTTTCTCTGTTCTTTAGGTTCTATGTAGTGTTTATTTAGTGTTGCTTACAAGACGCCAGAAagtgattttcattttttcaaagtgatcTATGTCATTGTTTGTacgttttcaaatttctttcgATTCTTGTTTTATGAACTGCGTTGTTCGCTTCCAAACAGATCCGTGTtgtatttctttcattttattcgTCTTAGTTGGTCCCATTGatttttatactaaaaaagaaaaagacctcGAACTTCGCTTGCGTTGTAATCATTAGGCACAGTAAACTGTCGATGCACGTTAGAGAAGGCTGGATTccatttatgttatttatactaatacttcTGCTATTGAATTATTATGGGTACAGGCGTGGATACTCGGCATCGTCACAAGGAATAATGGCTACGGTGGCAAGAGGAGGGACTTCCGGTGCGAGGATGGGGAAGACGCCAGGGGAAGATGCGGCACGGTCCACCGAGAAGGTGGCGTGGGTCCCAGACCCGGTGACTGGCTACTACAGACCAGAGAATCGCATGGAAGAGATCGACGTGGCAGAGCTGCGTGCACTGCTCTTAAACAACAAGCACTGATAAACGTCGTGGCGATTGGCGAGGTGGGGATTTCATTCTCCGACGGCCTTGAAATTACTCGCCTGCAACCgaaaaaagaaacttaaaaatTGGGCCCCACGCAGGGGTCTCGATTGTGGAGTGGAGAAACATTGGAAACATTGGACTCGGATGAATTATATTTATGGCTGGCTGTAGCCTGTAACTCTACTGTAGTGGCGACTGGATATTAATAACGACGGAGGCTTCCCTTCGTTCCTTTCTTTTCGAAATGAAATACTGAaactatttatgattttatatattttgttaatgaGCAATTGTCACGCGCTTGCTTTAATTAATGAACAAGATGGAGCCAAAATTAATCCAATTTACTTGGAATaaccagagaaaaaaaaaaaaaaggaccgaCAAGagataataaaagtaataaagtTAAAACTGGTtgattgatattaaaaaaaatattgaaaatgttataaaataagtGAGACTCAGATACTATAAAATGATCATTTCaaggaaggaaaaataatacaaaaggaGGGAGTTTTACAAAAATGAACACTTCTTCACGTCCGTTCGTTTGGAACCCCTTCTCTCAAtcatattttctccatcacGTCGTATCCCGATTTTAAAAATCGGCGGattattggaaaaaaaagtCTGGACGATAGTAGAAATGTAAATCCAGATATCTAGGTTGTAATCGAATATCCAAAtttattaacttatttttaagactttttaaaacttttaaattttttttataatattagtttattttaatttgaatatcatgtttaatacctaatttaaaaaaaaattattttaaaaagttattttttgaatatttttaacaaattaaaaagcttttttattgacttttatgttatttttttttatatacaaaataaataataatacatcaataTTAATACAATACATTTAGAGTACGTTTAGAAGTATAATTcctcttaactcatttcaactcatcattataatttttttcaaattctaatataaaatataataaataatttaatttttttaaattttaaaataataataatattaaaatataatattttaacaatattttatcatttcaactcaattcaactcaatcagttaattttcaattcatttgaTAGAACAATTATAGGCCCAATCATGAAGGTCCTTATAACGTATTTTATAAGTCTTTTAAGttttcgtttattttcataatttttttaatttatttttttttatttcgtttaattattataatatttttaaacttttatataaaataaaataaataattttaaattttaaatttctttttaaaaaataatattaaaaaaatatattttatttaatttttaactttaatcttaaatactaatcttattttatctataaaaacaaaatataaatatctctGCCCTTGGAGACCTTTGCTGTAGCACATAAAATAacggaaaataaaaaataagatcatAGCATTTACTTTTCTATAGTTCTCGTATACTTTCTTTTATCAGGATTATTGACTTTTTTGTTGAAGATTTAAGGTTgggtttagatattgagttgaattgaattgaattgagataataaaatattattagaatattattttttaatattattattattttaaaatttgaaaaagttaaattatttattatattttgtgttagaatttgaaaaaattataatgatgagttaagatgagttgagatggattgatgatccaaacgaaattattaaactcatctgaatttaatttaattcaatttaattttaagctaaatttaatatttaaacatttaatttttaaatatttcaactcaaaacatatttataagcgggatttataattttttttaattttctataaatacatctaaatttattttaatatctaaatatatttaaatttatcttaaataaatttcataaaatttatacaatctTATGACCTTCTTAATGGACAAATTGACTTTAAAAGTCACGAGGTTACTGTTGGGTATAAAACAAACTAAGATCCAGTCCGTTAGAATCACCCATTGCTAAGAATCTTctctttaatcttatttttttcattatattaaGAATTAAGTCGAttgtaaaattatcaaatttaatagcTCTAAAGTAAGTTTTATGTcgaattatgtaaatttatactttttttttaatttttttttttttatgtcatgtactttatttattatttagtttctGAATGAGCATTGGAGCACTATAGTGATATCAAAGCGTTATCATCGAACATTCGATCGTGCTTTTTGCCCCCGACcccataaaaaaattgtttcaataCAAGCAATGTCGTGACAtctgcaattattttttaaaaccctatttattataaactataaagattagtatataaaatttagaatttaaataaacaaaatttaatatatattttcatgaagTGGATCTGGTGATTCGATAATTAGTAGCTATGATTAATTAGGATTTCTCGTAGCTAGTTTTTTTATGGCCAAAAAACTTAAGCTTGGCTTCGGCCAACTCCAACAATTGGAGACATTAAactataatttcttttgatagaTCATGTAATGGATTTtgattatatgtatatagacataaataataattaagttcTTGGTAGGTCTTCTTCTTATCCCTAATAAAAGGGTTAGTTCTGATTTAAACGAATCGTGCTGGCAATGCTAATCAGGCAAAttataagtagaaaatcatGCACATATTCCGTGATTAATCAGTCAAGTTATTTAAAGAAGTAACGTCAGAGTTAAGAAGTTTGACCCATTAATTATAAATGAGATGCATTAAGATTGAGCCATTCAATCACATACTCATGATTCAACATGAGACAAACCGAAGTCATGGACACCAATTGTTACCATATTAACACATGCAATCTACAAAATTACTGGCATCTCCattaaatcaaaagaaaattttatatactatattatcattaatttatttttatcttattaaataagatgtaatatatttattactattaaataattatttattatatatattttttattatttaaaaataataaatatgtcgtatattatttaatatgattaaaataaaataggaacGTGACGTATGGTATTACCCTAAATCAAATGCAATCGAAGGCATCAACCAACATTTATGGGACCTCTATGGAAGTGGTTACCTATCATCGCAAAAGCCGAAAAGTACAATGATGCAAGTGACACGTGTGggtattttaaactaattgcTACAAAAGCAGATACTCCCAACCATAATTATAAGGTACAACTATCCAAATTCATGGAACATGATTCGCAAgaaatatatcatatgatacatAATTTAGGCATCTGTCCCGTTGGACATCTAATCACTTCACCTTTTTATCACTGATCTGCAATACTCTTTTTAAGGACACGTGATCAACTAACAACTAtactttttcctcttctttttctatttctttatttttaacattatatatatatagatatataatataaaatagttatgaATTGGTTGAAGTGGTAAGAATCTTAATCTTGGTGTGGTATGTTTTCTCTAGCTCTAATATTCAAAAATCTTTTTTGAATTATCCGTAATACACTTACAGAAAATTCATTGTTAGGAAATTCACCTTATAATTAGTCAGAACTTTATTATTGAATACCCAAtatcaacaaaaaaagaaaagaaaagaagttatGATATATCATCACACACTTTACCTATTCTTATGTCGCTTAAGAGAATCAAGGACgtataagataataatatagtttttaatattttcattataaaatgcTTTGATGAAACGGTAGTAAGCGGTTGAACTTGGAGGTGAGGGtctagtaaataaaatatgcgACCCAAGTGGTCCTTCTTGACATCGAGGgataaatgtataaattaagctaattttgtatattttgtaattaacgTGGTTATATAACAGAGTAATGCTACAAATTACAtcctcatctcatttttatcacACTATATAAAATGTGTCACTTTTATTATCTTgggatcattttttttaaagaaaaatttaaagattaatGGATAATGTTTACTCATCATAGGGAAATAGAAGAAAGATATGAGCGTGATATGTAGAATTTTATTATCCTtggatcactttttttttattgttttttttttttttataaaaaagttaatggACAATATTTACACATCATAGTAGAATAAATGCGGGATATGAGCGTAGTACGTAGAATTTATAAATGTGTTTGGGGAGGATAACCCAAATATCTAACCCAATATGAGTAGGCCTAGCAAACTCCAAACTCAAGCCCAAAAGGCAGGAGAAGGCCTCTCCTTGTTAACATCTTACGAAGGCAATGAACCCAACTTTAATCGATCAAGGTGACCAGATATTCTCTGTGAACCTAATAACAGACTCTGTTTGGTGCGTGTTTATGTTGCAGAGTAAACCTCAAATGTTTTGATCAGGTCTACTGCTTTATAGCTTAGGTCTTTATAAATTGACTTTGCACTtccctattta
This genomic interval from Juglans microcarpa x Juglans regia isolate MS1-56 chromosome 4D, Jm3101_v1.0, whole genome shotgun sequence contains the following:
- the LOC121260404 gene encoding indole-3-acetic acid-induced protein ARG2, which encodes MALSYSNAKLLSVLVVDGFSNAMSRRGYSASSQGIMATVARGGTSGARMGKTPGEDAARSTEKVAWVPDPVTGYYRPENRMEEIDVAELRALLLNNKH